The Saliniradius amylolyticus DNA segment ACCGAGCTGTTTGCCGAAGTGGGCAAACTGACCCGCCAGCTGCACGATTCATTGAATAACTTTCAATTGGATGCCCGCATTGCCAACCTGGCCAATGAAGACATTCCCGACGCCAAGACCCGACTAAACTATGTGATCGAAACCACGGAGCAGGCTGCTAATACCACCATGGACGCGGTAGAAAAGAGTATGCCCATGGTGGAGCAGTTGAATGCGAATATCGGTGAGATACTGCCCGAGTGGAAGCGTCTGATGAGCCGTGACATTGAGCTGGGAGAGTTTAAAGCGCTGTGCCATAAGGTGGACGCCTTGCTGGAGCAGTCGAACAATGACACGGCTAAGTTGACCGAATTAATGACCGAAGTGTTAATGGCTCAAGGTTATCAAGATCTAACTGGGCAGGTGATTCGTAAAGTCATCGACCTCGTTAAAGAGGTGGAAGACAGTCTGGTTCACATGTTGACTGTATTTGGTGAACCGGAAGTCAATGAAAAAGCTAATAAATCTGAGTCTGATTCCGATAAAGCCAGAGAGGCTGAAGGCCCCATCATCGATGCCGAGAATCGCGACGATGTTGTGACCGGTCAGGATGATGTGGACGATTTGCTGTCGAGCTTAGGATTTTAGGGGGCTGAAATGGCTTACGATGTTGACGAGGAAATACTACAGGACTTTCTGATCGAAGCGGGCGAGATACTCGACCAGCTTCAGGAGCAGTTAGTGGATCTGGAGAACAACCCAGATGATCAAGATCTGCTGAATGCCATTTTCCGCAGCTTCCATACCGTTAAGGGCGGCGCTGGATTTCTCTCGTTAACTGAGTTGGTGGATATTTGTCACGGCGCAGAGAACGTCTTTGACATCTTGCGTAACGGTCAGCGTCAGGTGACATCCGATTTAATGGATGTAATCCTGGAGTCCTTGGATACTGTCAACGATATGTTTGAGCGGGTTAAAGCCAGAGAGGATTTGGAGCCCGCTTCTCCTGAATTGCTGGACACCCTGCATCGCCTTAGCAAACCGGAATCGGAAGATGAAAAGGCGGCCGCCGAATCTGCGCCAGCAGAGCCCGAGCCCGACCCTGAGCCGGAAGCGCCGACACCCTCTGAAAACGCTGAACAGGCAGGAGAGGGTGACAGCATTGATGAGATCACCGAAGATGAATTCGAAGCGCTGCTGGATGAGTTGCACGGTCCGGGCAGCGGTCCCTCCAAGGCTGAAAAAGAGGCAGCTTCAGCGGCTCCATCCGGAGAGAAAAAAGGTGAAGACGGTGATGAGGATATTACCGATGAAGAATTTGAAGCCTTACTGGATGAACTCCATGGAGAGGGTAAGTTCAAGGCGGGTGAAGAACCTGACAAGAAATCCACTAAAGAAGCTGCGGCAACATCTTCTGGTGAGGGTGATGAAGAGATTGACGAAGACGAGTTTGAGGCTCTGCTAGATCAGCTGCATGGTAAGGGTAAAGGCCCTGGTGCTGATGAGGACAAGTCGGCAGCACCCAGCCCCTCTCCCTCTCCGGCGCCGAGTCCGTCTCCCAAATCCGAGTCTGGCTCTCCCAAGCCTGCTCCTGCGCCGAAGCCCACACCGGCAGTGAAGAAACCGGCGACCAATGACAAGAAACCAGAGCGTAAAGCCGCCGCTGCTCCGCCGGCGGAAACAACCGTTCGTGTGGACACGAAGCGTCTGGATGAAATTATGAATATGGTTGGCGAGCTGGTATTGGTCCGTAATCGTTTGCTGACGCTGGGCAATAATGTGACCGATGAGAACATGACCAAGGCCATTTCCAACCTGGATGTGGTGACTGGCGACTTGCAAGGCGCGGTGATGAAGACCCGGATGCAGCCGATCAAGAAAGTCTTCGGTCGTTTTCCTCGAGTGGTTCGGGACCTGGCACGCAGCCTGAAGAAAGAGATTACCCTTAGTTTGGAAGGGGAAGAGACGGATCTGGATAAGAATCTGGTGGAAGCTCTGGCTGACCCCTTGGTGCACTTGGTGCGTAACTCGGTTGATCATGGCATTGAGATGCCTGACGAGCGGGAAGACGTTGGTAAACCGCGCATGGGTAATGTCAAGCTTGCCGCGTCACAGGAAGGCGACCATATCCTTTTGACCATTCAAGACGATGGTAAAGGTATGGATCCGGAGAAACTTAAAGAAATCGCCATCAATCGTGGTGTTCTGGATCCGGATTCGGCGGCGCGTCTGTCGGATACCGAGGCCTTTAACCTGATCTTTGCCCCCGGCTTTTCCACCAAGACCGAAATTTCCGATATCTCCGGTCGCGGCGTGGGCATGGATGTGGTCAAAACCAAGATCAACCAGTTAAATGGTACCATCCACATCGACTCTGAAAAGAATGTGGGCACTCGTCTGGACATCAAAGTGCCACTGACGCTGGCCATCCTGCCAACCTTGATGGTGGTGATTGGCGAACAGACCTTTGCTCTGCCGTTGGGTGCCGTCAGCGAGATCATTAATGTGGATGAGAGCCGCACCAATACAGTGGATGGTCAGCTGACCATGATTGTGCGTAACAAAGCCATTCCCTTGTTCTACCTACGGGAATGGTTGGTGCGTAATCCGAGCCCCGAACCTATTGACCGCAGCAAAGGCCATGTAGTGGTGGTGCAGCAAGGCACTCAACAGTTTGGCTTTGTGGTGGACAGTCTCATCGGTCAGGAAGAAGTGGTCATTAAACCCTTGGATAAGTTGTTACAAGGCACGCCGGGTATGGCCGGCGCGACTATCACCAGCGATGGTGGCATTGCGCTGATCGTTGACATCCCCAGTCTGGTTAAGCATTACGGTAAAAAATCCCGATAACACAAGGCAGTAGTTGGAATGGCGTATAAAGTTCTGGTGGTGGATGATTCAACGTTTTTCCGGCGTCGAGTAGCGGAAATCTTGGATCAGGAACCAGGATTGGAGGTTGTAGGACAGGCCAGAAATGGGAAGGAGGCGCTGACTCTTACCGAGCAGTTGGATCCGGATGTCATCACCATGGACGTGGAAATGCCGATCATGGATGGCATTACCGCCGTGGGTAAGATCATGGCTCAGTCGCCGCGCCCGATCATTATGTTTTCTTCACTGACGCACGAGGGCGCTCAGGCTACTCTTGACGCCCTTGATGCTGGTGCGCTGGATTTTCTGCCGAAGAAATTCGAAGATATCGCTCAGGATCGCAAAGAGGCAGTGACTCTTTTGCGACAGAAGGTAAAGAGTCTGGCGCGCAAGCGCCATTTTATGCCTTCCCGGCCCCGAGCCAGTTTACGGCAGCGCCCCCTGACACCAACCGCTCGGCCTGACACGACTCGACCCACCCCTTCCGGGGAGTCGCAGCGGCGCCAGCCCTTACGGGCGTCAGGCAAGTCTTATAAGGTTCTTGCCATTGGGGCCTCAACCGGTGGTCCTGTGGCACTACAACAAATTTTGAGTAATCTGCCCGCGAACTTCCCTTATCCGGTGTTATTGGTTCAGCATATGCCCGGTACTTTTACCAAGGCCTTTGCCGAGCGCCTGGATGGGCTGTGTAAGATCCGAGTCAAAGAAGCCGCTCAGGGCGATGTACTCAAGCCTGGCCATGCCTATCTTGCTCCCGGCGGCACTCAGATGTTAATGGAAGGCAACCCTCAGCAGTGTTCTATCAAGATCATTCAGGAAGCCACCATCAGTGGGGTGACCTATAAGCCAAGTGTGGATCTCAGCTTTGCGTCGCTCGGACGTATTTTTGGTGGCGATGTATTGGCGATTGTGCTGACTGGTATGGGGGCCGATGGACGGGAAGGTTGCCGTTCCTTGAAGCAAAAAGGTGCCACTATCTGGGCTCAGGATGAGAAGACTTCTGTGGTCTATGGCATGCCGCAGGCAGTCGCGAGTGCCGGACTGTCGTCCAAAGACTTACCCATCGACCAGGTGGTGGAGCACGTGTTGGCTGAAATGAAGGTGTCTGGCTGATATGCAGGCCCGTATTGCCATTGATGGCAAGTCTGCCGAGAGAAATTGGCTATGAAGATTTGGACGGTGG contains these protein-coding regions:
- a CDS encoding chemotaxis protein CheA, whose protein sequence is MAYDVDEEILQDFLIEAGEILDQLQEQLVDLENNPDDQDLLNAIFRSFHTVKGGAGFLSLTELVDICHGAENVFDILRNGQRQVTSDLMDVILESLDTVNDMFERVKAREDLEPASPELLDTLHRLSKPESEDEKAAAESAPAEPEPDPEPEAPTPSENAEQAGEGDSIDEITEDEFEALLDELHGPGSGPSKAEKEAASAAPSGEKKGEDGDEDITDEEFEALLDELHGEGKFKAGEEPDKKSTKEAAATSSGEGDEEIDEDEFEALLDQLHGKGKGPGADEDKSAAPSPSPSPAPSPSPKSESGSPKPAPAPKPTPAVKKPATNDKKPERKAAAAPPAETTVRVDTKRLDEIMNMVGELVLVRNRLLTLGNNVTDENMTKAISNLDVVTGDLQGAVMKTRMQPIKKVFGRFPRVVRDLARSLKKEITLSLEGEETDLDKNLVEALADPLVHLVRNSVDHGIEMPDEREDVGKPRMGNVKLAASQEGDHILLTIQDDGKGMDPEKLKEIAINRGVLDPDSAARLSDTEAFNLIFAPGFSTKTEISDISGRGVGMDVVKTKINQLNGTIHIDSEKNVGTRLDIKVPLTLAILPTLMVVIGEQTFALPLGAVSEIINVDESRTNTVDGQLTMIVRNKAIPLFYLREWLVRNPSPEPIDRSKGHVVVVQQGTQQFGFVVDSLIGQEEVVIKPLDKLLQGTPGMAGATITSDGGIALIVDIPSLVKHYGKKSR
- a CDS encoding protein-glutamate methylesterase/protein-glutamine glutaminase, coding for MAYKVLVVDDSTFFRRRVAEILDQEPGLEVVGQARNGKEALTLTEQLDPDVITMDVEMPIMDGITAVGKIMAQSPRPIIMFSSLTHEGAQATLDALDAGALDFLPKKFEDIAQDRKEAVTLLRQKVKSLARKRHFMPSRPRASLRQRPLTPTARPDTTRPTPSGESQRRQPLRASGKSYKVLAIGASTGGPVALQQILSNLPANFPYPVLLVQHMPGTFTKAFAERLDGLCKIRVKEAAQGDVLKPGHAYLAPGGTQMLMEGNPQQCSIKIIQEATISGVTYKPSVDLSFASLGRIFGGDVLAIVLTGMGADGREGCRSLKQKGATIWAQDEKTSVVYGMPQAVASAGLSSKDLPIDQVVEHVLAEMKVSG
- a CDS encoding protein phosphatase CheZ, with amino-acid sequence MTDKSNTPISLEEARELVQLLEQGDNEGANALLESISLRDSTELFAEVGKLTRQLHDSLNNFQLDARIANLANEDIPDAKTRLNYVIETTEQAANTTMDAVEKSMPMVEQLNANIGEILPEWKRLMSRDIELGEFKALCHKVDALLEQSNNDTAKLTELMTEVLMAQGYQDLTGQVIRKVIDLVKEVEDSLVHMLTVFGEPEVNEKANKSESDSDKAREAEGPIIDAENRDDVVTGQDDVDDLLSSLGF